The genomic stretch GCTTTGCGGACTATCTAGGGGTCAGCCTCAACCTGAACGCGAGCCACCACCCGGAGAGCGTGCTTCCCGCCGTGCGCGAGCAGGGCGACTTAGGCGCTGCCGCCCTCCCCCTACTGGCAGACTCACCGGGCATTCACTACACCCGCTCCATCATTCAGATGCAGCCGCTGGTGGTGTATCGCCGCGGGCTCAACGGCATCGATGAACCGGCAGATCTCGTGGGCCTGGAGCTGGGCACGCTGAGCGAGGCGGGCACCAGCCAAGCGCTGCGCGCCCTTCAACGTGACTACCCCAACCTTAGCTGGAAAGAGTCTCACGAGCTTGAAGTGGCCGAACTATTGGCGCGAGTAGAAAACGGTATTTTGGATGCGGCGATCATTTTTGATCACCAGTTTCGTTTGAACCGGCTGTTTTTCCCAAACGTCGAACGCGGTTTTTTTCTAGGCGAGCCGCTCTCTCTGGCATGGGCCGTGCCTAGCGGCCGCGGGCTTGGATTATTAGAAGCCGCCAATCAATTTCTCCAGGAGCTACAAGAGAACGGCACCCTGCAACAGCTGGTGAGCCGCTACTTCGGCCATGACGACTATCTGGAGTACGTGGGCACCCGCACGTTCCTCGCCCATCTCGATGAGCGCCTGCCCAACTACACCGAGCTATTCAAGCAAGCGGCCCGCGATACCGGCTTTGATTGGAAGCTACTGGCCGCCGTCGGGTATCAAGAGTCGCACTGGGACCCGACCGCCGTCTCCCCCACCGGGGTTCGCGGCCTGATGATGCTGACCAACCCCACCGCCAGCGAAATGGGCGTGGCCGACCGCACCGACGCCGCACAGAGTATCGATGGCGGCGCGCGCTACCTGCGCAGCATTAAAGACCGACTTCCAGACAGCATTACCGGGGATGACCGACTCTACATGGCCATGGCGGCTTACAATGTCGGTCTTGGCCACCTTTACGATGCCCGTAAGATTGCCGAGATGCGTGGCGGCGATCCGGATCGCTGGCAGGACGTTCGCGCAGCGCTCCCGCTCTTACAGGAGCGTGAGTGGCATAGCCAAACCCGCCATGGCTATGCCCGTGGCGGCGAGCCGGTCATCTACGTGCGCAACATCCGGCGCTACTACGAGATGATCGAGTACGTGGAGCGCAGCCGACAGCAATTCTTTCAGCTAGAGCAGGCGCCCACCAGCGAAGAGCCGCTGCTGCTATTCGATATCGTGCCCCCTATCGAGCCGTAATCTGGCTAGCGCTTCTCGGCAAAGAACTGCTTGAGCAACCGCTTGGCGGGCGTCGCCAGCACGCCGCCCGTCACTGCGATCTGATGGTTGAACCAGGGCTGGGCAAGCAGATTGGCCTTTGACTCCACCATGCCAGTGCGTGGCTCGGGCGCGCCGTATACCAAACGGGCAATGCGCGCATGCACCATGGTGCCTGCGCACATCATGCAGGGCTCTAGCGTCACAAACAGCGTGCAGCCCTCTAAACGGTAGTTGCCCAGCCGCTGCCCCGCCTCGCGTAGCGCGCGCACCTCGGCGTGGCCGCTGGGGTCGCAGCTTGCCAGCGGTGCATTGTGGCCAGCGCCGATGATCTCCCCCTGGGCATCCACCACCACCGCGCCCACCGGCACTTCCCCGGCGGCAAACGCTAGGTGCGCTTGGTCCATGGCGCGGTGCATGTAAAATTCATCGCTGCGTATCAAGGCAAACTCCGCTAAGGTAGCAAAACGATCGTTTTAATAGCGTGATGGCCGCACTGGGTGCGCTTTCAATCATCGGCAGGAAAACGGATAGCACCAAGGATACAGAGAATGAACGATGCGCTGAAGTCACTGGTCAGCTTGTTAGAGCTTGAAACCCTTGAAGAGACGCTCTTTCGCGGCCAGAGCCAAGATTTGGGCTTTCCTCAACTGTATGGCGGCCAAGTATTGGGCCAAGCGCTGGCCGCAGCGGCGCGCACGGTGCCGGATGAGCGCCGCCCGCACTCCCAGCACGGTTATTTTTTGCGCCCAGGCGACCCGCACCGCCCGGTGGTGTATCAGGTCGATACCATCCGCGATGGCGGCAGTTTTACCACCCGGCGGGTGACCGCTATTCAGAAAGGGCGACCGATTTTCTTCTGCAGCGCCTCTTTCCAAAGTGCTGAAGAGAGCATCAATCATCAGCGGGCCATGCCACAAGTGCCCACGCCGGAAGCGCTTATAGAGAGCGGCGATGCCAAACACGCGCGCTTCCCCGGCCACCCTATCGAGTTTTTGCACTTGAAGGATAACCCGGACAGCGCGTCACCGGCGGGGCAGTGTCTGTGGTTCCGCTTTGCTGGTGGGCCGCTACCGGACGACCCGGCGCTGCATCGTCACCTGCTCTCGTATGCATCGGATTTCAACCTGCTGACCACCGGCCTGATTCCTCACGGCATCAAGTACACCGACCCGAAACTGCGCATCGCCAGTCTCGACCATGCCATTTGGCTGCACGAAGATACGCGGCTAGACGAGTGGCTGCTCTACGCCATCGACTCCCCCTGGACCGGCGGCGCACGGGGCTTGGCGAGGGGTCACATCTATCGCCGCGATGGGCGTTTGGTGGCCTCGACGGCGCAGGAGGGATTGGTACGCTATCCGCAGTCTTGAACCTCTGCTTTGAACACCCCTAAAAACAGCAACGCCCGCAGTAAGCGGGCGTTGTAAAATACCGGTCAGCACAACCCTAGACGGGGGCGCTGTAAACCCGTCCTTGGGCGCTACTTTCGCCATCTGACCGCCATGGATGGTGGAAATGCCGAAATTGCAGGGAGCATTTTTCGGCCATGGCGAAAGACCCCCGTTACGGGCTGTCCTGACCTAAGTGGCCTTGTTAATTACCCACCATACACGTCATTAATGGTTTTCAGCGGGTAGTGAGCCGGATACGGCTTGCGGGCCACGCCAGAGTCGACCGCCGCTTGGGCCACTGCTGATGACACACGCGCCAGCAGGCGGATATCCACCGGGGTGGGAATGATGTAATCACGCCCAAAGCTCATCTCGGTACGCTCGTAGGCGTTCAGCACTTCCTGAGGCACCGGCTCGCGGGCCAGGTCTTTCAGCGCGTGAACGGCGGCCAACTTCATAGCTTCGTTAATGCGCGTGGCGCGTACATCCAGCGCGCCGCGGAAGATGAACGGGAAGCCCAGCACGTTGTTCACCTGGTTCGGGAAGTCCGAACGGCCAGTAGCCATGATCACATCTGGGCGCGCTTCGCGGGCTACGTCCGGGTGAATTTCCGGGTCGGGGTTGGTGCAGGCGAAAATCACCGGGTCAGCGGCCATTTTCTTCACCTGCTCCGCAGAGAGCAGGCCCGGGCCAGAAAGGCCGATAAACACGTCTGCCCCGTCGATGGCATCGTCCAACGTGCGCATGTCGGTATCGCGGGCAAACTCCGCCTTGTACTCGTTGATACCGTCACGGTCAGTGTGAATCACGCCGCGACGATCCAGCATGACCAGGTTCTCTTTCTTGGCACCGCAGGAGATCAGCAGACGCATGCAGGCAATCGCCGCCGCGCCTGCGCCCATGCAGACGATTTTCACGTCTTCAATCCGCTTGCCCGCGATATCCAGCGCGTTGAGCATGCCCGCAGCGGTCACAATTGCCGTGCCGTGCTGGTCATCGTGGAATACTGGGATGTTGCAGCGTTCAACTAGCGCCTTTTCGATCTCAAAGCACTCAGGCGCTTTGATATCTTCCAGGTTAATACCACCCCAGGTATCGGCAATGCGGGCAACGGTGTCAATAAACGCTTGCGGGCTTTCGGCGTCTACTTCGATATCAACGGAGTTAATGCCCGCAAAACACTTGAACAGCACGCCTTTGCCTTCCATGACCGGCTTGCTGGCCAGCGGGCCAAGATTGCCCAAGCCCAGAATCGCACTGCCGTCCGAAATAACCGCGACCAGATTACCTTTGCCGGTATAACGGTACGCATTTTCCGCTTCGCGAGCGATTTCGCGAACCGGCTCGGCAACGCCTGGGCTATACGCCAGTGCCAAGTCCCGAGCGGTAGCAGTGGGCTTGGTCAACTCCACGGAAAGCTTACCGGGGATCGGTTTAGCGTGATAATCCAAAGCTGCCTGCTTGTTTGCATCCGTCATGGTCAAGGTCTCATCAGCCTAAAGTAGAAAAGTCGTATCAGAATATAGAAAAACCCTAGGCGCCTCAAGCACGTAGTAAACTTACCTACGAAACGACCGTTTTAGCCACTTTCCCCTCCATTTCGAAACTTTTCTACGTTATTTACTGCAACTTATGCTTCACGCTATCAGCTATAAAGGTTTCCTTATTGATGCAGTGCAGTATTTTTGGAAATAAATTCCAATAGAACAACAAGAGAGTTATCCACACCCACTGGGCGCAATCGCCCTGTGGAAAAGCTAACAAGAAACAAAGAGAGATTGCTTGGTCAGCGAGGAGAGATCGATGCGTCCGCTATTGGCAGCGGGAGAGAGCGGCCGACGAGGCTAACCAAAAGCGTAGCCTTTTAGGGACAAAAAGCCCACGCCGTGGCGTGGGCTTTTGCACAGAGCACGAGACGTGCCTGCGATAGGCTGAATCCGTTAGGATTAGCCGCGCTTGATAGCAGCGCCGAAACGCTTGTTGAAGCGCTCTACGCGGCCACCAGTGGTCGCTTGCTTCTGCTTACCGGTGTAGAACGGGTGGCAGTTGGAGCACACGTCCAGAGAGAAGTCCTGACCAGAAGTAGAACCGACCTGGAAGCTTGCACCGCAAGAACAGTTGGCGGTGACCGTGTTGTAATTCGGGTGGATACCTTGTTTCATCTTGAGCCTCATGAGCTATATGCCGCCACCTGATCCATTGCCAGGCACCGCATACGGGTTTGAAAAAACTGCTAACCGGTTAACCGCTCCATCCGATAGATTCAGAGCGGCCGCGCATTCTAGCAAACTAATCGCCGGAGGCCAATTGTCCGATCCTGTTTCTTCAACGCCCCCTACCCAGGGGCAGCCTCAAGGCGCTTTTCAGGTAGTGAAAGTGGCGCTGCCATCGCCGCTGCGCCGCCTGTTTGACTATCTACCGGCCCCGCGCGCGCCCGCCTGTGGCTGGCAGCCGGGGCTCCGGGTGCGTGTTCCGTTTGGCCGCCGAGAGGTGGTGGGCGTGGTGGTCTCCCTCGCCACCGGCAGCGAGCTCCCCCGCGCGCAGCTACGCGCTATTAGCGAGGCGTTGGATGACGCCCCCCTGCCCAGCGACTGGCAGTGGCTGTGCCACTTTGCGGCGCGTTACTACCAGCACAGCCTGGGCGATACCCTGCAGCACGCCATGCCCGCCAGGCTGCGTCAGGGTCACCCGATGGCAGGGCGCACCCAAACCCTGTGGCTTTCTCTCCCCAACGATGAAACGGCCCTGGCGCGCGCGCCTAAACAGGCAGCGCTTTATGCGCTTCTTCGCCAGCACCCCCACGGACTTCCAGGCCGCGCCGTGAGCGCCCATGGCTTCACTCGGGACCAGCTATTAGCGCTGCAAAAGAAGGGCTTTACCGAGCCTCAAGAGATCACCCTGACTGCCGCTCAACCCACCGGCGGAAGCTTACTCGCCTCGCCGTCGCTGCCGCTCAACCGTGAACAGGCCGCTGCGCTCGCCGTGCTGCATGAAAAACTCGACGGCTACCACCCCTGTTTATTGGAAGGCGTGACCGGCAGCGGTAAGACCGAGATTTACTTACAGCTCATCGAAGCGCTCGCTGCCAAAGGAAAGCAGTCCCTGGTGCTCGTGCCCGAAATTGGCCTCACGCCACAAACGCTCGCGCGGTTCAAAAGCCGCTTTCGCGTACCGGTGGTGGCGCTGCACTCCGGGCTTACCGACCCAGAGCGCTTGGATGTCTGGGAAGCCGCCGCCAACGGCCGTGCGCTGGTGATCATCGGCACCCGCTCGGCTATTTTCACCCCGCTGGCGAACCCTGGGGCAATCATCGTCGACGAGGAGCACGACGGCTCGTACAAACAGCACGACGGGCTGCGCTACCACGCGCGGGACCTTGCCGTTGCCAGAGCGCACTATCACGGCATTCCCCTGCTGCTGGGCAGCGCGACGCCTTCGTTTGAAAGCCTGCAGCAGGCGCTTACGGGCGCTTACCGCCACCTGCGGCTGACCCAGCGCCCTAGCCGTCACCCGCCCGCCAAGTTAGAGCTGATCGACCTGCGTCATCAGCGCCGCCAGGGCGGGCTGCTGCCGGGGGCCATCAAAGCCATCAAAAGCACGCTTGCGGCGGGCAAGCAGGCGCTGGTATTCATCAACCGGCGCGGCTTTGCGCCGAGCCTGGCTTGTCATAGCTGCGGCTGGATGGCCGAGTGCGGCCAGTGCGATGCGCGTATGACGCTACACCGCCAGCCGCCGCTGCTGGCCTGCCACCACTGCGATAGCCGCCGAGCGCTGCCCGATGCCTGCCCAGAGTGCGGCAGCGGCGATTTGCGTGCGCTGGGTAGCGGCACGGAGCGCACCGAGGAGACGCTACAAGGGCTGTTCCCTGACACCACCGTTCACCGTATCGACCGCGACAGCACGCGCAAAAAAGAGAGCTTCGAGCAGGTGCTCAAAGAGATTCATCGCGGCGAACCCTGCCTGCTGGTGGGCACTCAAATGCTCGCCAAAGGCCACCACCTGCCCCACGTCACCTTGGTGGTGGTGGTCAACGCCGATGGCGGCCTCTACGCGGCGGACTTCCGCGCCCTAGAGCACAGCGCACAGCTATTGGAGCAAGTGGCGGGGCGCGCAGGCCGCGCCGCCCACCCTGGCCGGGTGCTAGTGCAAACCCTCCACCCGGATGACCCACATCTAGGACAGCTGGCCGAACATGGCTACGGCGCACTGGCCCGCAACCTGCTGGAAGAGCGCCGCATCGCCAAGCTGCCGCCGTTTTGCTTTATGGCGCTGCTACGCGTAGAAAGCCCACAGGAGCAGGCGGCGCTCGCGCTGGCTCAACACGCCGCCCAGGCGCTGCGCCAGTGGTTGAAGGACGCCCAGCTGCCCGTGCGCTGCCTGGGGCCCGTGCCCGCCCCCATGGAGCGTCGCCAAAACCGCTACCACATTCACGTCATGATCACCGCTGACAAACGTAGCCACCGCCACGCCGCCGCTAACTGGCTGGTGCAGTGGCTAGAAGCCAACCGCGAGGCGCGCAAAGTGCGCTGGTCGATGGATATCGACCCACAAACCCTGGCCTGACCGCCAGGGGGCGCACAACGCTGGCGCGCCGAAGGGAATACGGCTTTGAAACTGCGCGCCAATTGCCGATAATGGCCGCTTTGCCGCTGCATTCTCTGGGCGACTGCACACGCCGCCACCGACGACATCCGGATATTTACATGAAAGATACGATTATTTCTCTGCTCGAAGGCGCGGTTGACGCGCTCAAGCACCAAGGCGTGCTGCCCAACGATTTAACGCCCGCCATCAAGGTGGATCCCACCAAAGACAAGGCCCATGGCGACTACGCCACCAACCTCGCACTGATGCTGGCCAAGCCCTCCGGCATGAAGCCCCGTGAGCTGGCCGATACCCTCGTCGCTGCCCTGCCCGCCAGCGACGCCATTCAAAAAACCGAGATTGCCGGCCCTGGGTTCATCAACTTCTTTGCTGCCGCCGACGCCGCCGCGCAAATCGTCGCCCAAGTGCTGGATAGCGGCGATGCCTTCGGCCGCAGCCTAATCGGTAAGGGTGAAAAAGTGCAGGTGGAGTTCGTTTCCGCCAACCCCACCGGCCCGCTCCACGTTGGTCACGGCCGCGGCGCGGCGATTGGCGACTGTCTCTGCCGCCTGCTGGAAGCCACCGGCTACGACGTTACCCGCGAGTTCTACTACAACGACGCGGGCGCGCAGATCAAAAACCTGGCGCTCTCCGTTCAAGCCCGCGCCAAACACCTCGGCCCCGACGATGCTAGCTGGCCGGAGGATGGCTACCGCGGCGAATACATCATCGATGTCGCCAACGACTACATGGCAGGTAAAACCGTCACCGCCGATGATCGGGAAGTGACCGCCAAAGCCGATGCAGACGACCTGGACGCCATTCAGGCCTTCGCCGTGGCTTGGCTGCGCCGCGAGCAGGATCTAGACCTCAAAGCCTTTGGCGTCGAGTTTGACGTTTACTTCCTGGAGTCCTCGCTCTACGAGGACGGCAAGGTCGAGGCCACCGTCGAAAAACTGGTCGCCAATGGCCACACCTATGAAGAAGACGGCGCCATGTGGCTGCGCACTACCGACTTCGGTGATGACAAAGACCGTGTGATGCGCAAGCGCGAAGGGGGCTACACCTACTTCCTACCCGACGTGGCGTACCACCTCGACAAGTGGCAGCGCGGCTTCACCACCGTGATCAACGAGCAGGGCGCCGATCACCACTCCACCGTGACGCGGGTGCGGGCGGGGCTGCAAGCGCTAGAAGTGGGCATCCCGACAGGCTGGCCCGACTACGTGCTGCACCAGATGGTGATGGTCACCCGTTCTGGGGTCGAAGTGAAGCTCTCCAAGCGCGCAGGCAGCTACGTCACCGTGCGCGACCTGATCGACGAAGTGGGCCGTGACGCCACGCGCTTCTTCCTGGCGGCACGGCGCGCGGACTCTCAGTTGACCTTTGATATCGACCTAGCCCGGTCGCAGTCCAACGACAACCCGGTGTATTACATTCAGTATGCCCACGCGCGGGTGTGCAGCATGTTGCGCAAAGCCGAAGAGGCAGGCCAACCCTTCGATCACAGCATCGCCACGGCCCACTTGGCACTGCTCGATAGCGATCAGGAGAAAGCGGTGCTGAACCGGTTGGCCCGCTATCCGGAGGTAGTCGAACACGCCGCCAAGAACCGCGAGCCGCAACAAGTCGCCCAGTACCTGCTGGACTTGGCCGGTGACTTCCACACCTGCTACAACGCGGTCAAAGTGATGGTCGATGACGACACCCTGCGCAATACTCGCTTGGCGCTGGGCTTGGCAGTGCGCCAAGTGCTGCGCAACGGCCTTGATCTGATGGGTGTCAGCGCCCCAGAGGAGATGTAATTCATGGCCAGCCCGCGTAATAAGCCCGCCCGCCGCGGAGCCACCACGCAGCGCAAATCGCCCCGCCGCTCCGGCGGCGGGCTGCGCATACCCGGCTGGCTATGGGGGATTGCCGGGGTGGCCGCTGGTTTCTTCCTCGCTCAGCACCAGCACGGCACGGCTCCCTGGCAGGAGCAAAGCGAGACACCCCAGGCCACGGTGCTGCCCAAGCCGGCCGGTAGTGACGAACGCAGCGCCGCGCGGCAAACCGAAACGCCTGCCGAACAGGCGATGCCCACCTTCGAGTTCTACACGCTGCTACCCGAAACCGAAGTCATCGCTCCAGGTGGGGCTGTGCCTTCCAACGTCACACCGCCCACCTTGGCAGCCAGTGACGAGGACACCGAGCGCGATAGGGCCACGACGGACTCGTCAGAGAGTACAGCTAGCGCCTCAGACAGCGCGGCGGACGACCCCATTGCCCAGGTCATTGCCGCCAACACGCGCCCCAGTGATCAGGCAGCCGCCGTTCAGCAGGCCCCGGCCAGTGCTTCGAACCGCTACATGCTGCAAGCAGCCTCGTTTCGCGAGCTGAGCGATGCCGAGCAGCTGCGCAGCCGCCTGCGCAACCTGAGCCTGCTGGCGCAGATCAGCGAGGTACAGGCCAACGGCGACACTTGGCACCGGGTTCAGGTCGGCCCTTACGACGACACCCGCGAGCTCAATCGCGCCCAGGACCTGATGAGTACCCAAGGCATCGAGCCGCTGCTGATCCAGCTACAGAACTAATCCCCACGGCGTGACACGCCTGCCGCCACCTTTTATCGGATGGCTTTCGCTTGCGGGCGGTTGATTTTTTATCAGCCGCCCGCATTTTGTTGAGAATCGCTTTTTATACGGCCGCTCGCTGCGGCCGATCAGTCATCGGGAGCGCGTCTCCCCCAAGGAGTTATCTCCATGACCACGATTGTTTCCGTTCGCCGCGGTAACCAGGTTGCCCTCGCAGGCGACGGCCAAGTCTCGCTTGGCAACACCGTCATGAAAGGCAATGCCAGCAAAGTACGCCGCCTGTATCGCGGCAAGGTGTTGGCCGGTTTCGCCGGTGGCACCGCCGATGCGTTTACCCTGTTCGAGCGTTTTGAAGCGCAGCTCGAAAAGTATCAAGGCCATTTGACCAAAGCCGCCGTCGAACTCGCCAAAGATTGGCGCACCGACCGCGCGCTGCGCCGTTTGGAAGCGCTGTTGGCCGTCGCCGACCACAGCGCCTCATTGATCATTACCGGTAACGGTGACGTGGTCGAGCCGGAGCGCGGCATCATCGCCATTGGCTCTGGCGGCAACTTTGCCCAGGCCAGCGCCCGAGCGCTGCTCGAGAACACCGAGCTGTCCGCTCGCGAAATTACCGAAAAATCCCTCGCCATCGCTGGTGACATCTGCGTATTCACCAATCACCACGTGACGCTCGAAGAGCTGAACATCAACGAACGTTGAGGCCCCTTTATGACCCAGATGACACCCCGCGAAATCGTTCATGCGCTGGACCAATACATCATTGGCCAGCAGGATGCCAAGCGCGCCGTAGCCATTGCCCTGCGCAACCGCTGGCGCCGCATGCAGCTCGACGACGAGCTGCGCCCCGAAGTCACGCCGAAAAACATTCTGATGATTGGCCCCACTGGCGTAGGTAAAACCGAAATTGCCCGACGCTTGGCGAAGCTCGCCCGCGCGCCGTTCATCAAGGTAGAGGCCACCAAGTTCACCGAAGTGGGCTACGTAGGCCGCGACGTCGAGTCGATCATTCGCGATCTGATGGAAGCGGCGATCAAGATGGTTCGCGAGCATGCCAAAGAGGAAGTGGGCCACCGCGCCGAAGACGCCGCTGAAGACCGCGTGCTCGATGCGCTGCTGCCGCCGCCCCGGGGCCAGGAAGATAAGCCCCGTGAAGATAGCGGCACCCGCCAGACCTTCCGCAAAAAGCTGCGTGAAGGCCAGCTCGACGATAAAGAGATCGATATCGAAATCTCTTCCCAAGGCCAGGGCATCGATATCATGACCCCACCGGGCATGGAAGAGATGACCAGCCAACTGCAGAGCCTGTTCTCCAACATGGGCCAGCAGAAGCGCGAGCAGCGCCGCGTGACCGTCAAAGAGGCGCTGGTGCTACTGCGTGACGAAGAGGCC from Halomonas meridiana encodes the following:
- the mltF gene encoding membrane-bound lytic murein transglycosylase MltF gives rise to the protein MPTSIAQHFIAHYRAYFAMIATLLLILVPRSASMTSGEHLAQIQAKEFITIHTRNTPTTYYEGRQGPTGFEYELMHRFADYLGVSLNLNASHHPESVLPAVREQGDLGAAALPLLADSPGIHYTRSIIQMQPLVVYRRGLNGIDEPADLVGLELGTLSEAGTSQALRALQRDYPNLSWKESHELEVAELLARVENGILDAAIIFDHQFRLNRLFFPNVERGFFLGEPLSLAWAVPSGRGLGLLEAANQFLQELQENGTLQQLVSRYFGHDDYLEYVGTRTFLAHLDERLPNYTELFKQAARDTGFDWKLLAAVGYQESHWDPTAVSPTGVRGLMMLTNPTASEMGVADRTDAAQSIDGGARYLRSIKDRLPDSITGDDRLYMAMAAYNVGLGHLYDARKIAEMRGGDPDRWQDVRAALPLLQEREWHSQTRHGYARGGEPVIYVRNIRRYYEMIEYVERSRQQFFQLEQAPTSEEPLLLFDIVPPIEP
- the tadA gene encoding tRNA adenosine(34) deaminase TadA; the encoded protein is MRSDEFYMHRAMDQAHLAFAAGEVPVGAVVVDAQGEIIGAGHNAPLASCDPSGHAEVRALREAGQRLGNYRLEGCTLFVTLEPCMMCAGTMVHARIARLVYGAPEPRTGMVESKANLLAQPWFNHQIAVTGGVLATPAKRLLKQFFAEKR
- a CDS encoding acyl-CoA thioesterase II — encoded protein: MNDALKSLVSLLELETLEETLFRGQSQDLGFPQLYGGQVLGQALAAAARTVPDERRPHSQHGYFLRPGDPHRPVVYQVDTIRDGGSFTTRRVTAIQKGRPIFFCSASFQSAEESINHQRAMPQVPTPEALIESGDAKHARFPGHPIEFLHLKDNPDSASPAGQCLWFRFAGGPLPDDPALHRHLLSYASDFNLLTTGLIPHGIKYTDPKLRIASLDHAIWLHEDTRLDEWLLYAIDSPWTGGARGLARGHIYRRDGRLVASTAQEGLVRYPQS
- a CDS encoding malic enzyme-like NAD(P)-binding protein encodes the protein MTDANKQAALDYHAKPIPGKLSVELTKPTATARDLALAYSPGVAEPVREIAREAENAYRYTGKGNLVAVISDGSAILGLGNLGPLASKPVMEGKGVLFKCFAGINSVDIEVDAESPQAFIDTVARIADTWGGINLEDIKAPECFEIEKALVERCNIPVFHDDQHGTAIVTAAGMLNALDIAGKRIEDVKIVCMGAGAAAIACMRLLISCGAKKENLVMLDRRGVIHTDRDGINEYKAEFARDTDMRTLDDAIDGADVFIGLSGPGLLSAEQVKKMAADPVIFACTNPDPEIHPDVAREARPDVIMATGRSDFPNQVNNVLGFPFIFRGALDVRATRINEAMKLAAVHALKDLAREPVPQEVLNAYERTEMSFGRDYIIPTPVDIRLLARVSSAVAQAAVDSGVARKPYPAHYPLKTINDVYGG
- the rpmE gene encoding 50S ribosomal protein L31, translating into MKQGIHPNYNTVTANCSCGASFQVGSTSGQDFSLDVCSNCHPFYTGKQKQATTGGRVERFNKRFGAAIKRG
- a CDS encoding primosomal protein N' — translated: MPPPDPLPGTAYGFEKTANRLTAPSDRFRAAAHSSKLIAGGQLSDPVSSTPPTQGQPQGAFQVVKVALPSPLRRLFDYLPAPRAPACGWQPGLRVRVPFGRREVVGVVVSLATGSELPRAQLRAISEALDDAPLPSDWQWLCHFAARYYQHSLGDTLQHAMPARLRQGHPMAGRTQTLWLSLPNDETALARAPKQAALYALLRQHPHGLPGRAVSAHGFTRDQLLALQKKGFTEPQEITLTAAQPTGGSLLASPSLPLNREQAAALAVLHEKLDGYHPCLLEGVTGSGKTEIYLQLIEALAAKGKQSLVLVPEIGLTPQTLARFKSRFRVPVVALHSGLTDPERLDVWEAAANGRALVIIGTRSAIFTPLANPGAIIVDEEHDGSYKQHDGLRYHARDLAVARAHYHGIPLLLGSATPSFESLQQALTGAYRHLRLTQRPSRHPPAKLELIDLRHQRRQGGLLPGAIKAIKSTLAAGKQALVFINRRGFAPSLACHSCGWMAECGQCDARMTLHRQPPLLACHHCDSRRALPDACPECGSGDLRALGSGTERTEETLQGLFPDTTVHRIDRDSTRKKESFEQVLKEIHRGEPCLLVGTQMLAKGHHLPHVTLVVVVNADGGLYAADFRALEHSAQLLEQVAGRAGRAAHPGRVLVQTLHPDDPHLGQLAEHGYGALARNLLEERRIAKLPPFCFMALLRVESPQEQAALALAQHAAQALRQWLKDAQLPVRCLGPVPAPMERRQNRYHIHVMITADKRSHRHAAANWLVQWLEANREARKVRWSMDIDPQTLA
- the argS gene encoding arginine--tRNA ligase, with the protein product MKDTIISLLEGAVDALKHQGVLPNDLTPAIKVDPTKDKAHGDYATNLALMLAKPSGMKPRELADTLVAALPASDAIQKTEIAGPGFINFFAAADAAAQIVAQVLDSGDAFGRSLIGKGEKVQVEFVSANPTGPLHVGHGRGAAIGDCLCRLLEATGYDVTREFYYNDAGAQIKNLALSVQARAKHLGPDDASWPEDGYRGEYIIDVANDYMAGKTVTADDREVTAKADADDLDAIQAFAVAWLRREQDLDLKAFGVEFDVYFLESSLYEDGKVEATVEKLVANGHTYEEDGAMWLRTTDFGDDKDRVMRKREGGYTYFLPDVAYHLDKWQRGFTTVINEQGADHHSTVTRVRAGLQALEVGIPTGWPDYVLHQMVMVTRSGVEVKLSKRAGSYVTVRDLIDEVGRDATRFFLAARRADSQLTFDIDLARSQSNDNPVYYIQYAHARVCSMLRKAEEAGQPFDHSIATAHLALLDSDQEKAVLNRLARYPEVVEHAAKNREPQQVAQYLLDLAGDFHTCYNAVKVMVDDDTLRNTRLALGLAVRQVLRNGLDLMGVSAPEEM
- a CDS encoding SPOR domain-containing protein, with product MASPRNKPARRGATTQRKSPRRSGGGLRIPGWLWGIAGVAAGFFLAQHQHGTAPWQEQSETPQATVLPKPAGSDERSAARQTETPAEQAMPTFEFYTLLPETEVIAPGGAVPSNVTPPTLAASDEDTERDRATTDSSESTASASDSAADDPIAQVIAANTRPSDQAAAVQQAPASASNRYMLQAASFRELSDAEQLRSRLRNLSLLAQISEVQANGDTWHRVQVGPYDDTRELNRAQDLMSTQGIEPLLIQLQN
- the hslV gene encoding ATP-dependent protease subunit HslV, with translation MTTIVSVRRGNQVALAGDGQVSLGNTVMKGNASKVRRLYRGKVLAGFAGGTADAFTLFERFEAQLEKYQGHLTKAAVELAKDWRTDRALRRLEALLAVADHSASLIITGNGDVVEPERGIIAIGSGGNFAQASARALLENTELSAREITEKSLAIAGDICVFTNHHVTLEELNINER
- the hslU gene encoding ATP-dependent protease ATPase subunit HslU yields the protein MTQMTPREIVHALDQYIIGQQDAKRAVAIALRNRWRRMQLDDELRPEVTPKNILMIGPTGVGKTEIARRLAKLARAPFIKVEATKFTEVGYVGRDVESIIRDLMEAAIKMVREHAKEEVGHRAEDAAEDRVLDALLPPPRGQEDKPREDSGTRQTFRKKLREGQLDDKEIDIEISSQGQGIDIMTPPGMEEMTSQLQSLFSNMGQQKREQRRVTVKEALVLLRDEEAGKLVNEEEIKARAVEAVEQHGIVFLDEIDKVAKGSGQSSGGEVSREGVQRDLLPLIEGSTVSTKYGMVKTDHILFIASGAFHLSRPSDLIPELQGRLPIRVELDALTPGDFKRILTEPSASLTKQYQALLATEGLDVEFTPDGIERIAEISWQVNEGTENIGARRLHTVMERLLEEASFKGGDMDSPLVIDADYVNAQLGELAVDEDLSRYIL